Below is a genomic region from Citrobacter telavivensis.
GCAGTGGCAAAGGCGGAAATGATCAGCATTCTGGATGCCACGCTGAGTGATATTCCTTCCGGCGTGACCCGTGTCGGCCTGCTGGCCACGAATGCCACGCTGGCGACGGGGTTGTACCAGAAAAAAATGATTGCGCAGGGACTCTCTCTGGTTCAGCCGGAAGAGACCGGTCAGGAGCAGGTGATGCAGGCCATTTACGCATTGAAAAGCGGCGATAAATCCGCAGCGCAAAGGTTGCTGTTTCCCCAAATTGAGCGACTGATTTCCCACGGTGCGCAGATAATTATTATGGGCTGCACCGAGATCCCGTTAATTGTGGTCGGGCATGAGAACAAATTTGGGCGCCGGTTTATTGATTCAACTGCGTCTCTGGTCAACGCCGCCATTCGTTGGTATGAGTCATGGCCGGATACGCAGGTGGATGAGCCTGTGCAACAGGTTGCCTGCGTGTGAATGGCGATCAGGGGACCGTATGCAGGTGATGCAACTCCTTCCAGAACCGTTCCGCCAGGGGAGTCATCCGCGTATCCATCCGGTAAGCATAGGCCTGGATAGGAATAATTAACGCGTCCTGGTCCAGCACGACGAGCTGTTTACTCCGAATCTCCTGACGAATCGCGTACTCCGGGAGCCAGGCGATTCCACAACCGTCCAGCGCAACCTGTTTAAGCAATTCACTCATTGAAGAGACAAAAAATGTGCTGAAACTCAGCTCGGTATGACGGGTCAACGTTCGGTTGATAAGCCGCCCCATGTAGGAGTTCTGGCTATAGTTGAGCAGCGGGAAAGAGGGTTGGTCGAGTGTGTATCGCGGTTTTCCGTTCGCATCGCTTGCGCAGACGGGAAACAGTTGCGACTCGAACAGGGGAATATTGGCAAACGGAGGCTGGAGCAGGTTTTCATCATAATAAGAGAAGATGAAATCACTTTGTCCTTCCCGCAACATATCTACTGCCTGATCGACATCGATCGCTTCAACTGACCAGGTAAACTGGGTTGGCATCTGGCTGACGATACCGGGTAACAACCCCAGTGAGAGGGAGTGCGCCGCGGCAATCTTGATTTTACGCAGCATGAAATCGCTGCCGCCACGCAGCTCAGCCAGGTTGCTTTCCAGCTGTTGTAGCAAATGACGTATCTGAGAGTGAAAGATTTTTCCCTGCTCGGAGAGCTGCAGCGGCGAGACCTGACGATTGAACAATTCAACCCCTACCGCGTTTTCCAGTGCGCGAATACGGCGGCTGAACGCGGGTTGCGAGACATTACGGATAATCGCGGCCTGGGAGAAATTTCGGCACTTTTCCAGTGTCAGAAAGTCATACAGCCATTTCGTTTCAATGTTATACAAACCTGCACCACTCACATCCATTTATCATCACCTGTCAGCCGTCTGTCTGCGCCATTTTACGGGCATTCACACGGCTGACAACCGATTGAGCTTACTCGAAGGTACCCTTCACGCAGGCTTTACCGTCAACCACCATTTGTTTGCCGTGAGCATAAACCTGCTCAATACCTAATTCTGGTGTCATAACCAGCAGATCGGCATCCTTCCCTGGCGCGATTTCGCCTTTAGTGGAAAGGTTAAGAAAGGCAGCCACACTGGTCGTCAGCGGACGCAGTGCGTCGGTCAGGGTAAATCCGTAATCGTTTATTAGCGATTGTACGGTCTCAAGCAAACTCTCGAAGCCCGCCACGCCAATTCCGGTGAGTTTTCCGGCATCATCAAACAACGGCTGGCTACCATTACCATCAGAACTGACTGTTATTCGGGCAAGCGGTATACCGGCTTTCACTGCCCGAGCCACACCCTCAGCCGGTGCGACCGGGTCGGGAATACCGCTGGTGATATCGATGGTGCCGCCTTTGAGAGCAAAGGCCAGCGCTTCTTCGAACAGCGCCTCATTGCGGTTAACGTGGGTGGGAAGCAGCTTACTCATCGGCACATCGCTATTTTCCAGAATGTCGTACAGCGGTTTGAGTCCTTTTTTGCTGTCGCCCATATGGAACACGCTGACCCCCGGTTTGCCGCCCAGCAGGCCACCCACGCGGGATTCAGCGGCCATGTTTGCCAGTTGATAATCGCCAGGGGCGGCAGAGCGGTGGTCAGAAACGGCGCATTTTACGCCGATGACGCGGTCGATCAGCGCCACATCTTTTTCTACGGAACCGGTGATCGTCGGTGAAGGGACATGATAAGCGCCGGTTAACATCCAGGCGGTGATCCCTTCTTCATTCAGCGCCCGGGTTTTTGCCAGCAGTGATTCCGGATGACGAGTTACGGAGTCGGTGCCGAGTAGGCCAATGACGGTCGTGACCCCGGCTTCGGTCAGTCTGCTCAACCTGACTTCTGGCGTTCGGGTTGTGGGGCCGGCTTCGCCGCCGCCGCCAATCAGGTGAACATGCTGATCGATAAAGCCAGGACACAGAATCCGTCCTTTGAGATTGATAACCTTACAATCCGGCACGATCTGAGGAGAGATATCGCGTGCTACGGCAATAATCTTGCCGTTGGCGAGAAACACGTCGCAAATCCCCAGGTCTTCAGGGGTGTAAAGGTGTGCACCTTGCAGCAACGTAAAATCTGCGAAGGATAAATCAGGCATGGTAATTCCCTTTTAAACAATGAGTTGCATAACCCAAATCGACAGCAATGCGTTGATGGCGCACACTGCAATGATGTGGGGATAATATTTGGCATTCACTTCGGCGGTACCGAGGCAGCGGCCTACGTTCTGCACTGGGTTACCCATCAGGTATATCGCCGGGAGCAGAACCGTGACGTCGTGACCATTTAATGCCCCCGCCGTGAGCAGACTGGCGGAAACGCCTACCGCGCCGCCCATGCTCATTAGCGACGCTAACAGCACGGTGGCCGCTTCACCGGGAAGCCCCCAAAGCGCCATGATCGGTTGGCAAATGTGTCCAACCCAGTCGAGTAAACCGGTAATTTTCAGCGCCTGAATAATGACGAACGCCATGACCACGTTTGGCAGCAGGTTAGTGGTGGCAATAGTAAAGCCGCGGCGGGCACCGTCGATAAACATGTCCATGACATTTTTGCGAACCTGAGTGGTCATGCTTGTGCTCCTTGCGTTGGGTTACGGCGTTCTTCAAAATTGATCCAGAGACGTAGCAGATTGGCACCGACAAATTTAAACACCAGAATGACGGCCAGCGGGACGATAACAGACGTTCCCAGAAATGCGAAGACGGCGACGCCAGAGGAAAAATAGTTGGTAATAATCGCGCTACCGCTGGTCTGGTATGCCGCAAAAATGACTTTATCACGCTCAGTGATTTCGCCATCCTGCGCCAGTTCTTTCGTCATACCCGCAGCCGCATCGGTATTTTGTAAGTTCGCGATGAGCGCCAGCGAGCAGATGCCCGGAATGCCAAGCAGCGGCTTCAGGATTGGCGTCATCAGTTGTTGAGCCGCACGCAATCCGCCAAGACCGTCGGTGATAGAAATAATGCCCAGTGACAAAATGACTGACGGCGCGAGCTCCAGCGCGAAAAGAAAACCATCTTTTGCGCCAGTACCGCCCGCCCCCCGGAAGGTTACAGACGTTTGTCCAGCCCCATTCGCGATTTGGCCAAATGAACCGTTCAGCACAGTAAAATCAAAAACACGCCACCAACCTTCCGTTCCGGAAAATACGCCGGAAAAGAAAATGATGGTCAGAAAAAATGCCAGATACCCTTTAAGTCCGACTTTTTCTGTTGCAAGCGGCAGCGCCGCCTGTTCCCCTTGTTGCGCCATAGCGAACCCCGTTATTTTTTTGATGATGTGTGTTTGTCGCGACAGGCCAGAAGTGGCCCGAACTCAATGACCTTATCAGTCATGCGGATATGGGGAAAATGCAAGAATGTTTCGCGCTATGCGTTTCTTGCATAATGCGGCAGGAAGCGTGGGCATGAAACCCCCCGTCTGTTTCCGTCTGGTTTTAATGTTGCCGGTAATTTCGCCCTCCGTTCTTGTAACGAGAGTCAATACAACGGCATGCTTCCCGGCATGCGAAAGCCGCAGTCATCGCGATCGCGTATGCGTGAGCATCCGATACCTTATTTTTAAATATATTCAGCTGAACAGAGCGTGGAACTGACGAAAACAGTGAATGACTCCTCATGACAAAGGGTAATGTAGGGGATAATCTGCCGTATCGTTTACGCTATTCTTAGTGACATAGCGTGTTTATGCATCATGGTCTTCGGGGGAATTATGAGTGGAATGCGTTCCCGCACGGCAATTATTGTGGACGATCATCCTCTGGCGCGTATGGCTATTCGCGGTGTGCTGGAAAAAGATCACATTACGGTTCTCGGAGAGTATGAAGACGGTGCGATTGCGTTGAAGAGTCTGGTAAAAACGACAGCGGATATTGTCGTTATTGACGTTGAGATCCCCGGCATCAATGGTGTCGAACTGGTGGAAAAGCTCAGATCGGAACGCTATTGCGGTGTGTTAATTGTCGTCTCAGCGAAAAACGATCGTTACTTCAGCAAACGTTGCGCGCAGGCGGGGGCGAACGCGTTTATCAGTAAAAAGCAGAACATGGATAACATTCTGGCGGCTATTAATGCCGCGCAGAATGGGTATACCTATTTTCCATTTTTCTACGAAGAAGCCTCCGAAATCCTTACCGATTCGCAGCGTCTGGAGTCCCTCTCAGCACAAGAGATGAAAGTCATGGGACATGTGCTTAACGGTCTGGACAATTCGCAGATCGGTGAGGCGATGCATATTAGTGGTAAAACCGTCAGTACTTATAAAACGCGACTGATGGAAAAACTCGGTTGTAAATCATTAATCGAACTGCTCTCTTTTGCTCACCAAAATAAGCTGACATGATGATGAATAAATGGCTGATAGTGGTGTTCATTGTTTTATCTGTAGGTGGACGCACCGTTTACGCACAGCAAAAACCGCCCGTTGAGCTGGAACTATCAGGATTCAATTATATAACGCCTGTACCGGTTTATCTGAGTGAGGATGACAAACGCTGGCTGCAACAGAAAAAAATACTCCGGGTCGGCGTTTATGAACCCGGTCAGCCACCGCTTGTTCTGACAACGCTGACGGGACGTTATCGGGGAATGAATGCTGACTATCTGGCATTGATTCAACATTCCCTTAATACACGAATCAGTGTGATGGTATTTCCGGGGCAAACGGACGCTGTCGACGCGCTAAAAAAGGGCGAAGTCGATATGGTGTTAACCGGGCTAGAGAGTCAATCCTGGAGTGAAGCAAGTGTTCAGGTTTCTCTACCACTGATTCATTCCTGGCCAAATTTAGTGACTTCCCTTGGCAACGTTATGGCGCCGTTGCAGAGCGCGCAACGTACGAGTGTGGCGATTGTTAACCACTATCCGGATGACAATTTTATCCGCCAGTCCTTTCCCGATGCCGAGATAGATAACTATAACAGCTATCAGGAGGCGCTGAATTCCGTTAATAATGGACGCAATACCTGGTTTTTCGGTGATTCACTCACTACCAGTACCTGGCTTTCCCAGGAGTTCAGTCTTGCGCTGACAACGGTAAAGTACTGGCCAGCACCGCAAAGAAAGAGCTACTTTTTATTTTTACCCGCACAGCAACGGTTGCGGGAAATTGTGAACAATACGCTTAGCGCAATTGATGAAAATATCCATGGGCAAATTGCCCAGTCGATGATTGATAAAAGCAATCTCTCCTTCCTGATTGAACCCCTGAACCTGACGCCACGCGAAAAGCAGTGGTTGAATAATCACAAAACGCTACGTGTGATTATCAATCCCTGGTTTGCCCCCTACACGATGGTTGATGGCAGCCAGCAGACGCGAGGTATTGTTGGCGACATCCTTAACTTGATTGGCCTGCAAACGGGTATTCAGTTTGAGACGGTTGTCGTCAAATCGAATAAAGAGATGATCGCTGAGATGAAGAAAGGTAACTGGCATATTGTGCAGGCTGCAACCTATGATCTCAGCCGGGAAAATTATCTCTCTTTTACTCACCCCTTTATCACCACACAATTCGTTGCCGTGACCAGAAAAGAGGAAAGTAAAGAACATGCGCTGCGACCCGGTAATCATGTGGCAATAAGCGCCGATCACACTTTACTGACCAAACTGAAGGCGCAATATTCAGGCATTCTGTGGGAAGAGGTGGAAAATTCCAGCGTGGCGTTGAATCTGGTCGCAACAGGAAAAGTGGATGCCGCCATTTCGAATCAACTGACCGCGCGTTATCTGAGTGAACATTACTATCCCGATCAGCTTTCCTGGATACCGCTTACGGGAGAAGATCCTGCGGCAATTAGTTTTGCGGTGCCCCGCACTGAACCGGAGCTACGGCAAATTCTGGATAAAGCGTTAGATGATATTCCACAAAAAGAGGTCCTGCAGATAGTCAGTAAATGGATCCGTCTGCCGGATGTCAAAATAGATACCTGGGAGTTATACAACAGGCCTTTTTATCTGGTAGCTACGTTAGCATCGTTACTGGTACTCAGCACCTTGTTATGGGCAGTCTATCTGGTGCGGGAAGTCCGTGTCAGAAAACGTTCTCAACGCTTACTCAAAGAGGAACGGAACAGGGCTCTCAGGGCTAATGAGGAGAAGAGAGAATTTCTTTCTCATATGAGCCATGAGATACGAACCCCGGTAAGCGCCATTATGGGATTTCTTGAATTACTGCAACTTTCTCCTGCGAAGTTTAGCCCGGAAGATAAAGCGTCAGTGGACCAGGCTGCTCAAGCCTCACGTTCGTTATTAAAACTCATCGGCGAGATCCTCGATCTGGAGAAGATCGAATCGGGTTTGTTAGAGGTTGTCCCTCAATGGAAATATCCGGACGGTCTGGTACAAGACAACATTGCGCTATTTAGCGCGCTGGCGGCGCAAAAAGGGATCGCGCTGCATTACGATTCTCGTTTAGATGCACGTGAAGCGATGCGACTGGATCCACAATTATTGGGGCAGGTTCTGACCAATATTATCGGTAATGCGGTGAAATTTACCGAACGCGGTGATGTGCGAATTTCAGCGGAGAAGCATGAGCAAACGCTGGTGATCTCGGTGAGTGATTCAGGGCCGGGGATGAGCGAAGAAGAACAGCGTCGTTTATTCACCGCTTTTAGCCAGGGAAAAGCGGGAGTGCATCATCGTGGTTCGGGGCTTGGATTAGCAATCAGTCGGGCATTAATGAAGCAAATGGGAGGAACAATCGAACTGCAAAGTGAGCTCAATCGAGGAACGACCGTGACGTTGAGCCTGCCAATCCAGACGTCGTTTGATATCACGCCCACCGTTGCGGACGTTGACTCGCCTCTGCCAGCATTTCAAGGAACGCTCCGGGTATTAATCGCTGATGACCTTCCTTTCAGCCGATTACTCCTCAAGCGTCAACTGGCAACACTGGGCATCATGGCGGATGAAGCCGACAACGGAGAGACCGCATTACATTATCTTCAGCAAAGAGATTACGACTTGTTGATTACCGATCTCAATATGCCGGTTATGGAGGGTATTGAGCTTGCCCGCCAGGTAAGAAAATTTAATACGACGCTTGTTATCTGGGGGCTCACGGCAACGGCGCAGGAACACGAGCGCGAACGTTGTTTGTCGGCGGGTATGAATGCCTGTCTTTTCAAACCGATCACGCTGTCGCAGCTTTCTCATTTACTCTCCGGTGTGAGTGACGCCCACGACACCGTATTTGATCTCGAAAGACTGGCGATGCTGGCGCAAGGGAATCGGGCATTGATGCTTCGCGCATTAAAAGATGCGCAGGTAGAAAATCGCTGCGATTTAACCGCGGCTCATAAAGCCAGTGAGTCTGGTGATTATCGTCTGGTTAAACATCATATTCATCGCATTAACGGGACCGCCCAGCTATTGGGGGTTGAGACCTTGATGACGGCTGCACAGTCTTTGGAGGATAAACTCCCGGATGCTATTACCGCCACAGCACTGTCTGGTGAGCTTGAGCATATCCAGACGCTGCTGGACGAACTGGAGCTCGCAATCGAGAAGTTCACGCCCTAATTCCCCTTCCTACACGTGTAGGCGGTGCCTGACAGAATAATAAGGCACCGCTGATGTTGCTCCAGTGTTAACCAGGTAAAATAAGCCCTGTTCCAACAGAATAAAATTAGTTAATTAAACCTGGTATATTTCCTAAGAAAAATCCATGTTTTTGTTTATTACAAGTTTCAGCTATTAAACATGCTCGGATCATTAAACCAAACCTATCCATGTAGTCAGTGTTTAATTCTTATTTTGTTCTTCTGTGTGGGCTTTTGTATTGGTTAAAATAGTTAAATGTGGATCGTTGTTCTTTTGATGATGAAAAGATAGTAGAAACGATCGTTTTTATTTTTTCTGACGAAATCCACGACTTTTGTGATGTCATGCTGAATTATTTTCTGTAAATTTTACAGCGAAACATGAAGTGACTTACTGACGTTAAAAAAGCAAACAGGACGTGTCGAAAAGGGAAGTTTTATGAAATTATCAGACTCTGTTTTTTCTGATGATTATTTTTTTATTGTCGGCATAAGTGCGTTGTTAACGCCGGAGTTGATTGATGAAAATTACTATATAGTCGATGTTGATGAGTCTAGTTTTCAACGGAGTACTGAGTATTTGTCGCCTGGTAGGAAAATCATTGCATTTATCACCAATGATCTAGACTACTATGCTTTGAACCATTTGAGCGATATTACCTTTATTGATAAGAAACGCCGGATAAACGAAATTCTCTCGTGCCTGTTTGTCAATGACCCTCGGTATGCTTATCGGGTGAAATACACACTTTCATTCCGGGAAAATGAGGTTCTTGCTTGCATGCAAAAAGGAATGGATGCGAATGAGATTGGTAAGTTATTGGGCATGTCGATGAAGACGTTTTATGCACATCGTCGCAGTTTAATATTTAAACTTCAACTCGGTAATCGAGTGTCTCTGTATCGCAATATCGCGCGAATAAGGATGTGCAAACAGTGTACTCATGAATCTGGCCTTGCATAAATTGTTGCATTAATGTCAGGGGCGATAATATACAGAGGAGGTGAACGCGGGAATAATTATTTTTAACATCCATGCTTTTAATTACTTATTAACTTAACTATCTGGATTTATATATGAAAAAAATTGCACTGATCTCCGCGATTTTATCGCTTTCTACTCTGCAAGCAGCCAATGCAGCCGATGGCGTAATTAACTTTACCGGAACGATTACGGGAACGGCGTGCGTGGTTGATCCTTCTGCGATTGCACAACCTGTTGAGCTGGGTACCGTCTCAACGGCGGCATTTTCTGGCGGGAATGGCGCAACCGCGGCAGCCAAGCGCTTCAATATTGTGCTGAAATCCTGCCCGGCGAGTGTGAGCAGCGCCAGCATTCGGTTTGACGGTGCCACTAACACGGCGAATCCTTCGATTCTGGCGTTGACCACGGGGCAAACGGCGACGAATGTCGGAGTCGCTATCTATGAACAGGACAGCGCCACATTGATCCCGGTAGGCTCTTCCTCGGCTAACGTGACGTTGTTGGAAGACGTCAACAATACGTTGACCTATTTCGCGAAATATATGGCCACGGGGACTGTCGGCGCGGGGACGGCAAACGCGTCAACGTCCTTCACCGTGACTTATCAGTAAAAGCAGGGCCACCAGTGGCCCTGAGTAATCAATCAGGAACTCTCATGTTTCAGCAATTATATAAAACGCTTGCTGTGGGGATGATATTGGTCTCAACAGCGGCAGTCAGTGGTGTTGAAATAGGCGGCACCCGTCTTATTTATAATAGTAATGCCAGTCAGGCCACAATAAGCGTGAAAAACCCGGACAATAAACCGTATTTAATCCAGTCATGGGTGAGTAAAAGTGAAAATGGTGATGACAGTGGAAGCGAATTTACCACGACACCACCCTTGTTTAAATTAAACCCAAATTCACAGAATTCCGTTCGCGTCATGCTGGCAGAAAACCACTTACCTTCGGACAGGGAAAGTGTTTACTGGTTGAATATTAAAGCGATTCCGTCATCCTCGCCGGATGCGAAAAATGAATTATTGATCGCAGTAAAAAGTAAAATGAAGCTATTTTATCGTCCCGCGGGATTAAAAGGCGATCCGTCATTAGCGTACCAGCAGTTAATTTTTTCGCGCGAGGGCGGAAAGTTGACTGTCAATAATCCAACGCCTTATAGCGTGTCGCTTAATGAAGTAAAGGTGAACGGCAGAACGATAACAAAACCTCCAATGGTATTACCATTTAAAACAGTAACGCTACCACTGTCGGGGATAACAGGCGGAGAGGTATCATGGCGTGCGATTAATGATTTTGGAGGCGTCACGACTGAACAAAAAGTTAAAATGTAGGTTAATTACTTATGCTCCATCTCAATGCGGTCTCAGGTTTTGCAACGTTAACAAAATTATCAATCCTGGTCTATCTGACTACACATGCTTCAACTGTGTTAGCTGAGGATTATTTTTCACCAGACTTTATTGAAACCCGAGGGAATATCCCACGTGATATTGATATCTCTCGTTTCAGCAGAACTGACGGACAGGTTCCCGGTGTTTATCACGTTGATGTCTATCTGAACGGAAATTATATCGAATCT
It encodes:
- a CDS encoding amino acid racemase, yielding MKHTIGILGGMGPAATADMLEKFVELRSASCDQQHIPLIVSSIPDIPDRTACLLSGGPSPWHYLERYLHMLEDAGAECIVIPCNTAHYWFDDLRAVAKAEMISILDATLSDIPSGVTRVGLLATNATLATGLYQKKMIAQGLSLVQPEETGQEQVMQAIYALKSGDKSAAQRLLFPQIERLISHGAQIIIMGCTEIPLIVVGHENKFGRRFIDSTASLVNAAIRWYESWPDTQVDEPVQQVACV
- the hypT gene encoding hypochlorite stress DNA-binding transcriptional regulator HypT; translated protein: MDVSGAGLYNIETKWLYDFLTLEKCRNFSQAAIIRNVSQPAFSRRIRALENAVGVELFNRQVSPLQLSEQGKIFHSQIRHLLQQLESNLAELRGGSDFMLRKIKIAAAHSLSLGLLPGIVSQMPTQFTWSVEAIDVDQAVDMLREGQSDFIFSYYDENLLQPPFANIPLFESQLFPVCASDANGKPRYTLDQPSFPLLNYSQNSYMGRLINRTLTRHTELSFSTFFVSSMSELLKQVALDGCGIAWLPEYAIRQEIRSKQLVVLDQDALIIPIQAYAYRMDTRMTPLAERFWKELHHLHTVP
- the iadA gene encoding beta-aspartyl-peptidase, which encodes MPDLSFADFTLLQGAHLYTPEDLGICDVFLANGKIIAVARDISPQIVPDCKVINLKGRILCPGFIDQHVHLIGGGGEAGPTTRTPEVRLSRLTEAGVTTVIGLLGTDSVTRHPESLLAKTRALNEEGITAWMLTGAYHVPSPTITGSVEKDVALIDRVIGVKCAVSDHRSAAPGDYQLANMAAESRVGGLLGGKPGVSVFHMGDSKKGLKPLYDILENSDVPMSKLLPTHVNRNEALFEEALAFALKGGTIDITSGIPDPVAPAEGVARAVKAGIPLARITVSSDGNGSQPLFDDAGKLTGIGVAGFESLLETVQSLINDYGFTLTDALRPLTTSVAAFLNLSTKGEIAPGKDADLLVMTPELGIEQVYAHGKQMVVDGKACVKGTFE
- the evgA gene encoding acid-sensing system DNA-binding response regulator EvgA translates to MSGMRSRTAIIVDDHPLARMAIRGVLEKDHITVLGEYEDGAIALKSLVKTTADIVVIDVEIPGINGVELVEKLRSERYCGVLIVVSAKNDRYFSKRCAQAGANAFISKKQNMDNILAAINAAQNGYTYFPFFYEEASEILTDSQRLESLSAQEMKVMGHVLNGLDNSQIGEAMHISGKTVSTYKTRLMEKLGCKSLIELLSFAHQNKLT
- a CDS encoding transporter substrate-binding domain-containing protein, with protein sequence MMNKWLIVVFIVLSVGGRTVYAQQKPPVELELSGFNYITPVPVYLSEDDKRWLQQKKILRVGVYEPGQPPLVLTTLTGRYRGMNADYLALIQHSLNTRISVMVFPGQTDAVDALKKGEVDMVLTGLESQSWSEASVQVSLPLIHSWPNLVTSLGNVMAPLQSAQRTSVAIVNHYPDDNFIRQSFPDAEIDNYNSYQEALNSVNNGRNTWFFGDSLTTSTWLSQEFSLALTTVKYWPAPQRKSYFLFLPAQQRLREIVNNTLSAIDENIHGQIAQSMIDKSNLSFLIEPLNLTPREKQWLNNHKTLRVIINPWFAPYTMVDGSQQTRGIVGDILNLIGLQTGIQFETVVVKSNKEMIAEMKKGNWHIVQAATYDLSRENYLSFTHPFITTQFVAVTRKEESKEHALRPGNHVAISADHTLLTKLKAQYSGILWEEVENSSVALNLVATGKVDAAISNQLTARYLSEHYYPDQLSWIPLTGEDPAAISFAVPRTEPELRQILDKALDDIPQKEVLQIVSKWIRLPDVKIDTWELYNRPFYLVATLASLLVLSTLLWAVYLVREVRVRKRSQRLLKEERNRALRANEEKREFLSHMSHEIRTPVSAIMGFLELLQLSPAKFSPEDKASVDQAAQASRSLLKLIGEILDLEKIESGLLEVVPQWKYPDGLVQDNIALFSALAAQKGIALHYDSRLDAREAMRLDPQLLGQVLTNIIGNAVKFTERGDVRISAEKHEQTLVISVSDSGPGMSEEEQRRLFTAFSQGKAGVHHRGSGLGLAISRALMKQMGGTIELQSELNRGTTVTLSLPIQTSFDITPTVADVDSPLPAFQGTLRVLIADDLPFSRLLLKRQLATLGIMADEADNGETALHYLQQRDYDLLITDLNMPVMEGIELARQVRKFNTTLVIWGLTATAQEHERERCLSAGMNACLFKPITLSQLSHLLSGVSDAHDTVFDLERLAMLAQGNRALMLRALKDAQVENRCDLTAAHKASESGDYRLVKHHIHRINGTAQLLGVETLMTAAQSLEDKLPDAITATALSGELEHIQTLLDELELAIEKFTP
- a CDS encoding helix-turn-helix transcriptional regulator; the encoded protein is MKLSDSVFSDDYFFIVGISALLTPELIDENYYIVDVDESSFQRSTEYLSPGRKIIAFITNDLDYYALNHLSDITFIDKKRRINEILSCLFVNDPRYAYRVKYTLSFRENEVLACMQKGMDANEIGKLLGMSMKTFYAHRRSLIFKLQLGNRVSLYRNIARIRMCKQCTHESGLA
- a CDS encoding fimbrial protein, encoding MKKIALISAILSLSTLQAANAADGVINFTGTITGTACVVDPSAIAQPVELGTVSTAAFSGGNGATAAAKRFNIVLKSCPASVSSASIRFDGATNTANPSILALTTGQTATNVGVAIYEQDSATLIPVGSSSANVTLLEDVNNTLTYFAKYMATGTVGAGTANASTSFTVTYQ
- a CDS encoding fimbria/pilus periplasmic chaperone encodes the protein MFQQLYKTLAVGMILVSTAAVSGVEIGGTRLIYNSNASQATISVKNPDNKPYLIQSWVSKSENGDDSGSEFTTTPPLFKLNPNSQNSVRVMLAENHLPSDRESVYWLNIKAIPSSSPDAKNELLIAVKSKMKLFYRPAGLKGDPSLAYQQLIFSREGGKLTVNNPTPYSVSLNEVKVNGRTITKPPMVLPFKTVTLPLSGITGGEVSWRAINDFGGVTTEQKVKM